The nucleotide sequence cctTCTTCTGTGATATCAGTGGAaacattcttgggtgaggattaataataataataataatcttgataataaaaggctactatgcaaatcgactgaatggcagaatgaccgatCGCTATGtgcaatgtaggagctgccccatggtggtcagtacactcctaactgccagcttaggcccactccttgtgggggtgggcctaagccatcagtcggacatcccccaagggttcccggactgcaagctgggctgagggaccctcctgccccccagtgcatgaattttgtgcaccgggcctctactaatctatatatatacacatatacgtgtgtgtgatatgcaaattaggccgggatgCCATAACGGGTCACAACTGGACAGGAGGAAGTTGTGCACGCAGAtgaggcctggagtggagacggagacagagatgGGGGCCCGCCCGAGCCAGCATAGCGGCTCCAGCGGCCCCAGAGTGGATACAGGCATGGGGACCAGGGGACGCTGCAAGTCAGGCGTGGATCCCGGCCCCCCATAGGGTGCCTCCTCGCACGGCGGGAGGCTGGGCACCTCCTCGCGTAaatcacgcactgggcctctagtaataataatgttAGAATAATGGTAGTGCACAAAGAATAAACCTTCTGTGTGATTAAATAATTTGTATTGTATTTGTTCCTCACTCTCaatcatgattttctttttttttaattaattaataaatttattttttaaaataaatctttattgttcagattattacagatgtttctcTATTTTCCCCCATAgttccctccacctgattcccccccaccccattcccataccCCCTGCCCCTGTATTCATCCATagatgtaagatttttgtccaatctcttcccgcacccctctcacccccttccccctgagaattgtcagtctactccctttctatgcccctgattctattatattcaccagtttattctgttcatcagattttttattcacttgatttttaggttcacttgttgataggtatgtatttgttgtcactttgttgttcataatttttatctttacctttttcttcttcctcttcttaaagaatacccttcagcatttcatataatcctggtttcgtggtgatgaactcctttagcttttcttgcctgtgaagctctttatctgaccttccattctgaatgatagctttgctgggtagagtaatcttggttgtagtttcttgctgttcatcactttgaatatttcttgccactcccatgtGGCCTGCatactttctgttgagaaatcagctgacagttgtatgtgtactcccttgtaggtaattaactgtttttctcttgctgctttcaagattctctttttgtcttttgcccttggcattttaattatgatgtgttttggtatggtcctctttggattcctcttgtttggggttctctgtgcttcctggacttgtaggtctatttctttcaccaggtggggaaagttttctgtcattatttcttcaaataggttttcaatattttgctctctctcttcttctggcacccccataattcagatgttggtacgcttaaagttgtcccagaggctccttacactatcttcatatttttggattcttttttctttatgtttttctggttaggtgttttttgtttcctcatatttcaaatctttggtttgattcttggagtcctttggtctactgttgaatttctgtatattctttatttcagacagtgtatgcttaatttctgactggtccttttccatttttttggcattctcattaagatcctgaaaggtctcactaagttcctcagaggtttctagaaaattcttgagtaacctataactgtggttttgaactctatgtccagtagtttgctttcctccatttctttcattcatgacatgtttctttgtctctgcattttggctgcttccctgtgttgatggattggttttctgtggtaggtgacctatagggcccagtggttcagcctccccaatcacctgaggtggacactcttggtgcacccctttgtgggctgagtgcacagtcttgttgtagttaagccttgattgctgttggtatcactgggaggaattgacctccaagccaattggctgtgagaacccactgtgtctataatggaagaactgctatgctggagacactcttatggagcaggacttgtttcagtgaggctttggtgctcattgagtctgcctcttgaatgtgtcacttatggatgtgaggtgttgaaatctggtgtcgtctcacactgaccactaggtacactggctcctgaaTTTCCAATGGGgttcaggtcagctactgtctgaggccacccagcaggagctacagcgagaactgcagatttctcctctttgcttggggtttggaagttttgtagctgtctgaccagagccgcagtttgttaggttaagctgcaataaGGAaggacattcatatgcaaaagccactttGCACAGTTttggtgggtttgtaaattggacggggcggggtctcagggaatcactagggcagtgatggcgaacctatgacacacatgtcagtgctgacacgcgtagccatttctgatgacccgcggccactgaggcggccgcatgccgaggatgaaacatttgctgctcctgaggatgaaacatttgcgaaataatgtttgttcttcaaagtgacacactacccgagttatgctcggttttttggcgaagtttgacacaccaagctcaaaaggttgcccatcactgcactagggtgtggcaaacagcgatggctgccagtcagctgtctctgcgtCTCTGCGTTCCCAGGTCCCgcgccccagtgcagtaaacaatgattcctgcgcacacctctgcaagaaagccaccctcactttcctacccgatggcagacagtccagcttctccccataggagtctgggtccccagagtcttgccggaaactggagttcagagcggtcgggagcttgtgtctccctttgGATTGAAAAAAAACAGAGCACCCAGTCGCcagccgccagcccgattcgcgcgcctccgtacctctgcttttccgcgCTTGTGCACGTCCTACCcggtctcaatgctcttttctctttccttctagttgtagaacttctactcagccagctttcccgtggttctgggtgatagacgttttgtcatttagttgtagttttgatgtggttgtgagaggcagcacatacaggtgtgtacgttatgccaccatcttggtttcctctttattattgttgtatatttgcattttaggagCAGGATCAAACTATTTTTTAGTTAAGGCAGGATTTctcaattgtttttccttttctccttatgGGCTGCTCTGTaggtaatatgtatatattacagaATAAACCAGATTTGCATTACTAGTactattatttcatttctgtCCTATTCAAGAAAGAAATATAGTATTTCAACTGTACACAGCTTTGCATTCTTCCTCTACTTCTGCATCCCTGAGAAATGCAATGATTGGATTATAGAAGGATGAGGGAACCCTGATAAACCCTGGGCTAATCCCCAAATGCATCATTTCTGTGCTTACAGATCAATGAGTTGTAATTCaggaattttctttgttttatgacTAAGTGCTCCAAATTAATACTAAGTGAattaataaaacttcattttcacATGTCAAAAATAGGTACTATTGAAGTTAGTTattgatgccctaaccggtttggcttagtggatagagcgtcggcctgcggactgaaaggtccaggttcgattccagtcaagggcaagtaccttggttgcaggcacatccccagtagggggtgtgcaagaggcatctcatcgatgtttctctctcatcaatgtttctagctctctatccttcttccttcctctctgtaaaaaaaatcaataaagtgtatttttttaaaataaaataaagttagtgATTGAAGACTCCTAATTGAATGATCTTATAAAAATCCTAATTAATGCACCAATTTGCAATATTAGGTACAAAGCTCATATCACCCAAGAGTGATATGAAATTCAgttttcaagaaaaacattttgttatCAGTGTATCATTAATTCAACTTATTGACAATGGATTTAACCCATGTTATTTTggtttttcattataaattactACTAATTTAGCCTCATCCTTATCAGCTTGGTTTTATTATACTTGTTTGAAGTGATACATGCTTGTATTAATAGTATTTTTGATCTATCCCTGCtggcctagctcagtggttgagaatcgatCTATagaaggtcactgtttgattcccggtcagggcacataccaggtttgcgggctcaatcctgaagtgtggggtgtgcaggaggcagcccttcaatgattttctcatcattgatgtttctctctctctccctttctctctgaaatcaataaaagtatatttaacaaataataatattttaatctatAATTTCCTATTAACTATATCAAGCCCTGTACTTTTGCAGTTCAAAACAGAATCAATCATATTCCTATTGCAAAGAAGATATATACATAATGTTGCCTTACCCCAAAATTTGTCTAAATATGTTGCCTGttaatttattctatttaaataaCATGTAATACAGTATCAAATAAGTATTATAGAGTAATTGATTTACATTTTAGACCAGTGTTTCACTCTAAATAATGTGTATAAGTGTATGCTCTAATTGTTTATGCTGCTTTTTAATTATCTGTTATCATCATTCTTTTGTTCCATTGGAAAGTAGGAATAGGTAGCATAATAGTTTATGAGGCATTTATTCCACCTAAGTGGACAGAGGTTTAATAGGTTTTAAAATCTCAGCTTTATATAACTAAAAAAAggttcttcctctccttttaggAAAGTGATGATGGATTTGGCTCTACAATGATGAGTTGGAACACAACTGAAAAGCCTTTATGTACAAAATCTACAAATGACATCGAGACCATAAGTTTCAATAAGAAGAATCTTGAGTTAGCCCTTTCTCCCATTCAGAGTAGTAGTACCATTCCTGCCAGTGGAAGCTCTTGTGTAAACCTTGCTAAAAAGTGCTTCTCTGGGAAAGATTCTTGGGAAGCAAGAGAACTGGATATAAATAACACTAATATGGCCACTTGCACAAGGCAGTCTGGTTTTCATCAGTCAGATCAGGGGACTGTAGATTCCACTGGTATAACTGAAGAGCACCTTGGGAAAAAAAGTGTTAAGAGACATTTTGAGTTAGTTGACTCCAGTCCTTGTCAGAAAACTatactgaataaaaaaaattgtatagaaATGAGAGATTGTTACACAAATCAAAGTACAGGCTTAACAACTGAAATTCAGGACCTTAAATTGTCAGTATATAGAAGTCAACAAAATGACTGTACTTATAAGGAGAATATGGTCGATTCTTTTATGGATAAACAACAAACACCAGAAAAAACAAATATCCCAATGATAGCAAAAAATCTTATGTGCGAACTGGATGAAGATTGTGACAAAAATAACAAGGACAGCTTAAGTTCTAGTTTTCTATGTTCTGATGATGATAGAGCTTCTAAAAGTATTTGTATGGACTCTGATTCATCTTTTCCTGGAATTTCTATATTGGAAAGTCCATTAGAAAGGCAGTCCTTAAATCCAGACAAAAACATCAAAGAATCTTCTTTTGAAGAATCAAATATTGAAGACTTACTTAGTGTATCACTCAGCTGCCAAGAAAGTACCTTGCCAAAAGGTGATGAGAATCCTGTTGTCCAAGACAGTAACCAAAAAATGTTAGCTCCTTCTTCAGAGGTGTTGAAAACATTAACCGTCTCTAAAAGAAATGCAGTAGCTTTTCGAAGTTTTAACAGCCATATTAATGTATCCAATAATTCAGAACCATCCAAAATGAGCATTAATTTAGATGCAATGGATATTTCGTGTGCTTATAGTGGTTCATATCCCATGGCCATAACCCCAACTCAGAAAGAAAGATCCTACTTGCCATATCAGGTATGTATAACTTCCTAACACTTTGTTCTTTGGATGGTAGAAAAGTAAACTATGAAGACCAGACTCTTGCCTCCCAGCTAAACTATATGATATTAAGCATATAGTTTTGTTTTACTTGTTGGAAAATTTTTTGGAAGTTTTAATGCACAAAGGTAAAGCTAGTGGTTGTACTGCTCTATACACTTACATATATTTacaaccatctatatatataaaatatagatttaaaatatgtataaaatattttatataatatagatttaaaatacatattttaaatctatattatataaaagcctaagtgaccggccaacTAGCCAGTAGcaatgacgcgcactgaccaccaaggggaagacgctcaaagcaggagttgctgagctgtagtcacttggcagcagcggttctcaggtgatgcacctggaaccagagaggaggaagtccgattgtgggggggggggggtacctgagaaccaccctctcgctatctgggacccctcaggtgaggtcagagagccggtttcgcccccatccccaccagccaggccgaggaaccccactggtgcacgattccatgcaccaggcttcttaATAACTACATATTTTCACTTGACCCCAGAAAATCTGtgagttataaaattaaaatctacTCTGCTCTCTTCTAAAGTCATATTTAGATGATCtcttatttacagaaaaaaagttgaaaatacatattttaaatcttgttttgtttttattttctaaccccttatcttttattttccccttggagagacatcataataataaaaattttaaaaagtggaaacttGAATTGAGAGTTACAACTTGGGTTTTCTATTCAGAACTTACTGGGTGACTTAGAAGTCCCTTACCCTCAGAGTCTCTGTTTTCCTTCTGTCTGTAGAATATAATGCTCTCTATCCTGTTGATCTCAGAGTCCTTATGAGACAACAAAATATCTTAGCACAAGAGGTTATTTATATTTAGTTCTATCTTGCATATTATCATAATATTTCAGTCATTTGTCAGCCTCAAGCTCCTACAGTGGAGTTCTTTCTTgttaactttttcattttttcttgcaGATGCAGATCTTATTGAAATAGTTGGTGTTACCTAAACTATTGAGTATTGTTAGATATGAGGACTGTGTATAATTATAATTCTTTCAGTCCTTTTTCAAAATTAAGGATATGAGTATGTCCTTTATgcccagcttttttgttttggCATTTCTGTTCACTGTAAAAGAAATTTAGatatttattgtcttttaaaaattctttttaaattagcaGACCCCAAGTCAGGTCAAGTCAGGAACTCCGTATCGAACTCCAAAGAGTGTGAGAAGAGGGGCGGCCCCAGTGGATGATGCGCGAATCCTGGGAACCCCAGACTACCTCGCACCTGAGCTGTTATTAGGCAGGGCCCATGGTAAGGCATGCACGTCCTGAGTTTTTGAAATGTCACCTATCACTACATTTTCTGTTGaggtaaaattgttttaaatttctttggtaCTTGGATTACCTGAAGTAGAAGAAAATTAACTCATGCATTACTCTTTCCTCCTATATATGGCATTTGTTACCGGAAAAGAAGACATGCAGCCATTTGTTGTTTGCTTCTGGTATAGTCTCAGTGACCCAGAGAATTCGCGCCTTTCAGacttggtttcctttgctttaaaCGTCTCCTCAAGTCTGTTGTCGTTTGGGCTCAAAAACACAAAGTTGAGCCTATACCTCTGTTCAGTCTGCAGAAGCCTGTTCCTGTTTAGGGCTCAGTCTCACTTATACCCTCCCAGAGAGTCAAGCCAGAAATGAGCCATTTTTCAAATTGCAACATAGGAATAAAAGGGTGACATTTTCACTTATCATTTTTTCCCTTCCTACATTCTGAAAATGAGCCGGATTTGTTTCCTAGGATTAGTGTAACATACTATAACCTAGGTGgttcaaaacaacagaaatttatggTCTGACCATGCTTGGCTTGTAAATGGATGGATCACTCTAATCTTCATATGTGTTCTCCTTTGTCTCTGTAGTCTCATGGCTGTGTTCTTATAAGGACCTCATTCATATTAAATTAGGGACCCACCCTACTCCAGTGTGACTTCATCTTAAcctaactaattatatctgcaaggaccctatttccaaatgtcACATTCAGGGAACCtcagggttaggacttcaacttaTCTTTTTTCAGGAGGGCATGATTCAACCCACAACATAACCCTTTCTTCtacatctttatatatatttatttcagagaaaagggagagagagagagagaaacatcaatgataagaatcattgatcggctgcctcctgcacgccccacaatgggaatggagcctgcagcccgggcatgtgcccctgactgggaatccaaccatgacctggttcatatgtcgatgctcaaccactgagccatgccgactgggcCCTTTCTTCTACAGCTTGATAGATGCTTTGAACTCTTGGCGGACATCTGTCTCATCTTCTCCACCGCACCCTCtacaacttttatttctttgctggATTTTTTTCCTTAGTCAGAAAATTAGTTTCCACCCTTCCACTCACTACCCAACTTCTCAAAGGTGCCTCTTTTGCTTTGGCAATCTGATTATTATCCCCACTATTTAACTTAAACTTTATTACCAGTCATCTATGATGTCATTATTTACAAATCTGCCAGCCTCTTCTCAGTCTCACTCTTCTTACCTCTATTGCTACTCCTCagttttccttatctcttgtaaATATGGATGTTCTTCAAGATCCTGCCCCTTACCCTTTGTGATGTGCTCCCTGCTAATCTATCACTCCCATGCCTTTGGTGGGGTCTCTGTTGGTGTTTCCCAAATACTGATCTCTAATCCTAACTTTCACTAGGCAGCAGACACACGCCTAGTCTCTATTTAGTATTCGACTGGTCTTTCAAATGCTGCCTGTTGAAACTGGATTTTTTATCCAGTTTTCTCTTCCTGTTCCCTATCTCGGTTTCGCCATCTTTGTGGTGATACAGACATTGTCCCTACATTCAGACATTTAAATCAGGTTAATTACATCTGCAGTATTTCTCCTCACCTTTTCATTTCTGCCACTATCTCCGCctcatcttttccttttgttcatttAATGGCTTTCTTTCTGGTCTCTTCAACTTCATTCTGTTATCTATAATCATTGCCACCAGATTTTTCATCTTCCTCCcatatttgccttttttctttaagacatttatttggaaaaccaTAGAAAAATGCACAGATAGCTGAGCTGTTTTATATGTTTCAGTCTAGATTTTGATTCCATTTAAATTATTCTCTTCTCATGACTCTATACCCTTGCCCAACTTTTAAAAACCTGGAGTCCGGTAGGAGAGACCACAAGCATCCCAGAGGGTCGCAGCACAAAATCCAGGTTTTCCTCTTAAAACATAGCATGGTTTGTGCTACTTCCCTCCTTGAAAAACTCTGGTGACCCTTTAAAAGCCAGATTAGTGATCATAGCACTTGAGGCTCCAAGCTCTAATAGTAGCCACCTCTCTCAGAGATTCTCTTAATAGGCCTTATATCCCCATTCCACTTCTTAagacacatttattttcaaatttcccTTATTTTCCACAAGTAGCTTAGAAAAGCCAGTcccctgccaaaaccggtttggctcagtggatagagcgtcggcctgcggactcaagggtcccaggttcgattccggtcaagggcatgtaccttggttgcgggcacatccccagtaggggttgtgcaagaggcagctgattgatgtttctaactctctatccctctctcttcctctctgtagaaaaatcaataaaatatatattaaaaaaaaaaaaaaggaaagccagTCCCCAATCATCTTCCTGTCCAATTTTTTCTCATCCATGatcagttcaaatgtcacctaTTCCATAAAATGTCCCTTGATCAGTTATGGAGATTTACTTATTCACTACTATATTACTTCATTAGAAACTGTTTAAAACTCAAGTCATTCTACCTATGTTATAGTTAGTTATTCTATTTTCTCCACTACAAAAGCTTAAGAATGTTTCCTAAGACTAGTGTCTGAAGTTTCCCTCGAGATAGCAGTCCAGGAGAACTCCTGGGCAGCGCTCAGTAGCCTTTGAGAAAAATCTCTCCACTGTTGCAAGCGGACAGACACATTTACTGTTCACCTTTGTTAGCCAAAGCAGCTAGGTTCCTCTGGGCACGTAACTGGTTTTGTACGTTGCCCCTTTTGCTAAGTCATGCATTTGCTAGCCCATTTACTATATTACAATGTGCATGTTCT is from Eptesicus fuscus isolate TK198812 chromosome 2, DD_ASM_mEF_20220401, whole genome shotgun sequence and encodes:
- the MASTL gene encoding serine/threonine-protein kinase greatwall isoform X5 is translated as MESTAGSEKESGRGAATGKCVNRISVPRPPSIEDFTIVKPISRGAFGKVYLGQKGGKLYAVKVVKKADMINKNMTDQIQAERDALALSKSPFIVHLYYSLQSANNVYLLMEYLIGGDVKSLLHIYGYFDEKMAVKYISEVAQALDYLHRHGIIHRDLKPDNMLISNEGHIKLTDFGLSKVTLNRDINMMDILITPSMAKPRQDYSRTPGQILSLISSLGFHLPVEEESQDSANILSAHVSETSQLSQGQICPMSVEQRDSTPYSSKLLKSCLETVASNPRMPVKCLTSNLLQSRKRLATSSASSQSYTFVSSMESECHSSPTWEKDCQESDDGFGSTMMSWNTTEKPLCTKSTNDIETISFNKKNLELALSPIQSSSTIPASGSSCVNLAKKCFSGKDSWEARELDINNTNMATCTRQSGFHQSDQGTVDSTGITEEHLGKKSVKRHFELVDSSPCQKTILNKKNCIEMRDCYTNQSTGLTTEIQDLKLSVYRSQQNDCTYKENMVDSFMDKQQTPEKTNIPMIAKNLMCELDEDCDKNNKDSLSSSFLCSDDDRASKSICMDSDSSFPGISILESPLERQSLNPDKNIKESSFEESNIEDLLSVSLSCQESTLPKGDENPVVQDSNQKMLAPSSEVLKTLTVSKRNAVAFRSFNSHINVSNNSEPSKMSINLDAMDISCAYSGSYPMAITPTQKERSYLPYQTPSQVKSGTPYRTPKSVRRGAAPVDDARILGTPDYLAPELLLGRAHDIPWPEGEEKLSDDAQNAVEILLTIDDTKRAGMKELKHHPLFSDVDWENLQHQTMPFIPQPDGETDTSYFEARNNAQHLTVSGFSL